The Microbacterium sp. SORGH_AS_0428 genome contains the following window.
CCCGGAGAACCCGTTCGATCCGAGCGTGCGGCGCGTCATCGGCTGGTCGGGCGCCTGGCGCGCCTACCTGGATCGCCTGCGCCCGCCGCTGACGATCGGCCACGACCGCAGCCTCGGCCACCTCGTGCGCAGCCGCATGGGCGAGGCCGTGCTCGACCGGCTCGTCGCGCCCGTCACGAGCGGCGTCTACTCGGCGCGCCCCGACGACATCGATGTGGACCTCGCCGCGCCCGGCCTGAACGCCGCGCTCACCCGTGCGGGCTCACTCAGCGGCGCCGTGGGCGAGCTGCGGGGCCGCAGCACCGGCACCCCCGGGAGCGCCGTCGCCGGGCTCCGCGGCGGCATGACCCGCCTCGTGCGGGCGCTCATCGAGCGCCTCGAGGAGCTGGGCGTCGAGGTGCGCACGGATGCGGCGGTCACCGAGCTCGCGCGGGACGGCGACCTGTGGTCTCTCCAGCTCGACGAGGAGCGCCTCGAAGCGGATCTCGTGGTCGTCGCGACCACCGAGGACGAAGCGCGCCGCCTCCTCGTACCCGTGGTCCCGACGCTCGAGCCGATGACGGCCGCGCCGCCCGTGGTCGAGATCGTCACGCTCGTGGTGCACGCGCCGGGTCTGGACACCCCGCCGCGCGGAACCGGCGTGCTCACCGTGCCGGGCTCGCACCGGGCGAAGGCGCTCACCCACGCGAGCGCGAAATGGGAGTGGATCGCGGATGCGGCCGGACCCGGCGTCCACGTCGTCCGCGTCTCGTTCGGCGCCCAGGGCGAAGACCCGGAGACGGCCCGGCTCAGCGACGATGCCGCCGCGGCGCTCGCACTCGACGAGGCGTCGGCCCTGCTCGGCGTCGATCTCGACCCGGCGTCGGTGCGGGGTTCGCACCGCGCCCGCTGGGTGCAGTCGCAGCCTGCATCCGTCATCGGCCGCGCAGAGCACACGGCGGCCGCGCGTGGAGCCATCCGCGCCGTGCCCGGCCTCGGCGCGGTCGGTGCGTGGCTGTCGGGAACAGGGCTCGCCCAGGTCGTCCCCGACGCTCGCGAAGAGACGGACCGGCTACGCCGTTCCGCGCTGTGGGGCTCGCCGCGTTCTCAGGAGTGAGCGCGCATGTCAACCGGATAACCCGAACGGCATACAGCGCTACGCTGGGCGCACACTCGCTTGATCCACCCCGAACGTGAGGAGACCCCATGAGGGGCAAAGCTGGACTCGTCATCGGACTGGCAGCGGGCTACGTGCTCGGAACGCGCGCAGGCCGTGAGCGCTACGAACAGATCAAGACGCAGGCGCAGAAGGTGTGGAACCTGGCGCCCGTGCAGAAGCAGGTCGGCAAGCTGCAGGAGCTGGGCAAGTCGGCGCTGCTCGCGGTGCCGAGCGCCCTGTTCAGCGGCGCGGTGAAGATCACGAAGGCCGTCACGACCGACGGCACCCCCGGTCAGCGACTGGATGCGGCGCTCGACGCCGGCGCCGACGCGGCGGAGGATGTGGCGGACGCCGCCGAGACCACGGCGACGGCCGCGAAGAAGTCGACGTCCTCCACGACCGCGAAGCGCCCCGCCGCCAAGCGCAGCACGGGCGGCTCCTCGTCGGGCGGGAAGTGACATGACCACCCCCCGCGGCTTCCGTGACAAGTCGGAGAAGAGCCTGCTGACTCTGGTCGGCGAGGTCCCCGAGCTCGTCCGCAACCTCGTGACGGCGGAGATCGACTCCGCGAAGAAGTGGCTCGGCAAGGCGGCCAAGAACGCCGGCATCGGCGGCGGCCTCATGGTCGGCGCCCTGTTCATCCTGTTCTGGTCGATCCCGGCGCTGGGCGTATTCATCATCATCGGGCTCTCGTCCTGGTGGCAGCCGTGGGTCGCGGCCCTCGTCCTGTTCGGCGCGATGCTGCTCATCGCCGTCGTGCTGGCGCTGCTCGGATACCTGCGCTTCCGCAGGATCGGCAAGGACAACCCCGCATCCCACATCGCCGAAGACGTGCGCGTCGTGAAGGAGGCAGGCGAATGACCGCTCCGGTTCCCGTCCCCCGCACCGGTGTCCCCCTGGGCATCACCGATCCCGTCGAGAAGGCCCGTGCGGAGCTCAAGGCGACGCTGGCCGCGATCGAGGAGAAGGCCAACGTCCCGCGCCGCGTGGGCACAGCCGCCGAGCGTCGCATCGCCCAGTTCCGCCGTTTCGCCCGCGAGGAGCCCGCGGCGGCGACGCTCGCCGTCATCGGCACCGCGGCCGCCGTCGGCGTCATCGTGTGGGGGGCCATCCGCGCCTACGTACGGTGATTCCCTCCCCCGCACGGACGCATCGCGGATAGCACCGGCGGTCGCCGTTTGGCGTCTGACGACGACGGGGTGAGACTGGACGTCATGAGCTCCGCACCCGAGTCGACGTCCACGCAGTTCACCCTCTGGGCGGTCTTCCGCCGCGACCCCGCGAAGCCCGTCACCGCGACCGACGACACCGAGCTCGCCGCGCTCGTCGAGCTGATCGAGGCTGGCGGCGTCACCATCCGCGGGTTCTACGACGTCAGCGGACTGCGCGCCGACGCAG
Protein-coding sequences here:
- the hemG gene encoding protoporphyrinogen oxidase translates to MSATDLDDLAARAEATRVAVIGGGVAGLVAALDFAKLGFRVTVLEASPQPGGVLRGAEVAGLSVDVGAESYATRGGTVRALIDELGIGDEVVTPAAGGAWVAGLPGGRAAPLPRGGVLGIPENPFDPSVRRVIGWSGAWRAYLDRLRPPLTIGHDRSLGHLVRSRMGEAVLDRLVAPVTSGVYSARPDDIDVDLAAPGLNAALTRAGSLSGAVGELRGRSTGTPGSAVAGLRGGMTRLVRALIERLEELGVEVRTDAAVTELARDGDLWSLQLDEERLEADLVVVATTEDEARRLLVPVVPTLEPMTAAPPVVEIVTLVVHAPGLDTPPRGTGVLTVPGSHRAKALTHASAKWEWIADAAGPGVHVVRVSFGAQGEDPETARLSDDAAAALALDEASALLGVDLDPASVRGSHRARWVQSQPASVIGRAEHTAAARGAIRAVPGLGAVGAWLSGTGLAQVVPDAREETDRLRRSALWGSPRSQE
- a CDS encoding DUF3618 domain-containing protein, with amino-acid sequence MTAPVPVPRTGVPLGITDPVEKARAELKATLAAIEEKANVPRRVGTAAERRIAQFRRFAREEPAAATLAVIGTAAAVGVIVWGAIRAYVR
- a CDS encoding phage holin family protein: MTTPRGFRDKSEKSLLTLVGEVPELVRNLVTAEIDSAKKWLGKAAKNAGIGGGLMVGALFILFWSIPALGVFIIIGLSSWWQPWVAALVLFGAMLLIAVVLALLGYLRFRRIGKDNPASHIAEDVRVVKEAGE